In Acidobacteriota bacterium, the genomic stretch GGGCATCGGGCGCAACCCGCGCACCGGCAAGGAAGTCCGCATCCCTCCCGGTCGCACCATCCGCTTCAAGCCGGGCAAGGACCTGCAGAACATCCGTGCCTAGCGACCGGAGGTGGCTGCCGCTGGCGCTGTTCCTCGCCACGCTCGGCAGCACCATGTACATCGGCGGTTGGCACCACGCGTACTTCCTCGCCGACTACGCCGAAGAGACGCCCCCGTACGCGCTGCTTCCCGGTGCATGGTACAGCTTCACGATCCTCGCCATCCTGGGCACCCACGAGCTGGGCCACTACTACGCCTGCCGCTACTACGGGATCGATGCCTCGCTCCCCTACTTCCTCCCGGCCCCGTTCCTGGCCGGCACCATCGGCGCCTTCATCCGCATCCGGCAGCGGATACCCACCAAGGCGATGCTCTTCGACGTCGGTGCGGCGGGACCGATCGCCGGCTTCATCGTGGCCGTGCCGGCACTGTTCGGAGGCCTGGTGCTCTCGCGGGTGACGCCGATTCCGGAGCTCGACGCCGGCGGCCTCATACTGGGCGAGCCGCTGCTGTTCAAGGCGGCGGCGTGGTTGATCTGGGGCGCGCTCCCCGAAGGCCACACGATCATCCTGCACCCGATGGGCTTCGCCGCCTGGTTCGGCCTGCTGGCGACGGCGCTGAACCTGTTTCCGATCGGCCAGCTCGACGGGGGCCACATCTCGTACGCCGCGCTCGGCAGCCGCTCCACCGCCGTCACCCTGACCGGCGCCGCGATCGTGGTCGTGTTGACGTTCTTCTCCCTGAGCTGGCTGGTCTGGGCGGTCCTGATGGTCGTCATGCTC encodes the following:
- a CDS encoding site-2 protease family protein, with product MPSDRRWLPLALFLATLGSTMYIGGWHHAYFLADYAEETPPYALLPGAWYSFTILAILGTHELGHYYACRYYGIDASLPYFLPAPFLAGTIGAFIRIRQRIPTKAMLFDVGAAGPIAGFIVAVPALFGGLVLSRVTPIPELDAGGLILGEPLLFKAAAWLIWGALPEGHTIILHPMGFAAWFGLLATALNLFPIGQLDGGHISYAALGSRSTAVTLTGAAIVVVLTFFSLSWLVWAVLMVVMLAVFGPRHPRTLDDHVPLDSRRRWVALATAGIFVLCFTPAPIQLDGFGADP